In Nocardioides sp. InS609-2, a single genomic region encodes these proteins:
- a CDS encoding amino acid ABC transporter permease — translation MDALTHSGDLVAEALGTTLLIAAISALGALVIGVLVTVARISSVPVLRAIAFCYVQFFLNVPLLALLLLAVFALPDAGLIMPLSTTVIVTLALYEGAYVAEAVRSGVNTVASGEVEAARALGMRFGQVMRKIVVPQALRAVVQPLGNVMIALLMNTALAATVRVVELTSAANRINNVAAQPIVIYAAVGAAYMAMAMCLGLLAGRLEKRVAIVR, via the coding sequence ATGGACGCACTTACACACAGCGGTGACCTGGTCGCCGAAGCACTCGGCACCACGTTGCTGATCGCCGCGATCTCCGCGCTGGGCGCCCTCGTCATCGGGGTGCTTGTGACCGTGGCACGGATCAGTTCGGTGCCGGTGCTCCGCGCGATCGCCTTCTGCTACGTGCAGTTCTTCCTCAACGTTCCTCTGCTGGCGCTACTCCTGCTCGCCGTCTTCGCGCTACCCGACGCCGGGCTGATCATGCCGTTGTCGACCACCGTCATCGTGACGCTCGCCCTCTACGAAGGGGCGTACGTCGCTGAGGCGGTCCGCTCCGGCGTCAACACGGTGGCGTCCGGCGAGGTGGAGGCGGCGCGGGCGCTGGGGATGCGCTTTGGCCAGGTGATGCGCAAGATCGTGGTGCCACAGGCGCTACGGGCCGTGGTGCAGCCCCTGGGCAACGTGATGATTGCCCTGCTGATGAACACGGCGCTGGCCGCCACGGTCAGGGTGGTGGAACTGACCAGTGCGGCGAACCGCATCAACAACGTGGCCGCGCAGCCGATCGTCATCTACGCCGCGGTCGGCGCCGCATACATGGCGATGGCGATGTGCCTTGGTCTGTTGGCCGGACGCCTGGAGAAGAGGGTGGCGATCGTGCGATGA
- a CDS encoding amino acid ABC transporter ATP-binding protein: MSDQSPMLDLAHVDKHFGDLHVLRDVSLRVGQQEVVVVVGPSGSGKSTLCRTINGLETIDSGTISIAGVPLPVEGRPLARVRADVGMVFQSFNLFTHLSVLDNVLLAPTMVRGTKKPAARAVAMTLLERVGLADKAGCRPAQLSGGQQQRVAIARALAMHPKLMLFDEPTSALDPEMINEVLDVMTDLARDGMTMVVVTHEMGFARRAADRVVFMDRGRIVEESTPDHFFTNARTERARAFLDSVMSH; encoded by the coding sequence ATGTCCGATCAGAGCCCGATGCTCGATCTGGCTCATGTCGACAAGCATTTTGGCGACCTCCACGTGCTCCGCGACGTCAGCCTGCGGGTGGGGCAGCAGGAGGTCGTGGTCGTGGTCGGCCCGTCCGGCTCGGGGAAGTCGACCCTGTGCCGCACAATCAACGGCCTGGAGACGATTGACTCGGGCACCATCTCCATCGCCGGTGTGCCGCTACCGGTCGAGGGTCGCCCGCTTGCTCGCGTCCGCGCCGACGTCGGCATGGTCTTCCAGTCGTTCAACCTCTTCACCCACCTCTCGGTGCTGGACAACGTCCTGCTTGCCCCGACGATGGTGCGCGGTACCAAGAAGCCGGCGGCGAGGGCGGTAGCGATGACGCTGCTGGAAAGGGTCGGCCTCGCCGACAAAGCCGGATGTCGCCCGGCGCAGCTCTCCGGCGGTCAGCAGCAGCGCGTGGCCATCGCCAGGGCCCTGGCCATGCACCCGAAACTCATGCTCTTCGACGAGCCCACCTCGGCCTTGGACCCCGAGATGATCAACGAGGTTCTGGACGTCATGACCGACCTGGCCCGCGACGGGATGACGATGGTCGTGGTGACCCACGAGATGGGGTTCGCCCGCCGGGCCGCCGACCGCGTCGTGTTCATGGACCGGGGCCGCATCGTCGAGGAGTCCACGCCCGACCACTTCTTCACCAATGCCCGCACCGAACGCGCGCGCGCGTTCCTCGACTCGGTGATGTCCCACTGA
- a CDS encoding ROK family protein: MDLRHDAARIVVADLSGDVLTTSEIAISIDRGPLAVLTAVAAVVSELLAAGENGGPELTERREYPRLHAVCVGVPGPVGPALDQVIAPARMPGWNAVDVASLGQELFGVPTLVENDANLVAVGDHLCRSGSGHTVVVTVDTGIGCGVLVEGRLYRGASGMAGDVSHTIVAGAPEVPCSCGRTACLDVIASGSALLRALGAAGGDATTMDDLIRMVHDGHPLATGLVREAGERIGGVLSTVISFFNPTELVLAGPVSTLPTFMAALRSTVYASCLPATTASLTITRIDGAEATLAGAVRLAADKAFISGPLAARVR, encoded by the coding sequence GTGGACCTGCGGCACGACGCTGCTCGCATCGTCGTCGCGGACCTATCGGGCGACGTGCTCACCACCAGCGAGATTGCGATTTCCATCGACCGAGGTCCGCTCGCGGTGCTGACAGCGGTCGCGGCGGTTGTCAGTGAACTCCTTGCTGCCGGCGAGAATGGCGGGCCGGAGCTCACCGAGCGACGCGAGTATCCCCGGTTGCACGCGGTGTGCGTCGGCGTACCTGGCCCCGTCGGCCCGGCGCTCGACCAAGTGATCGCCCCTGCTCGGATGCCCGGCTGGAACGCCGTCGACGTCGCCTCCCTGGGTCAAGAACTCTTCGGCGTGCCGACCTTGGTGGAGAACGACGCCAATCTGGTTGCCGTGGGTGATCACTTGTGCCGCTCGGGCTCGGGTCACACCGTGGTGGTCACAGTGGACACCGGTATTGGCTGCGGTGTCCTGGTGGAGGGGCGGCTCTATCGTGGCGCTTCCGGGATGGCGGGCGACGTCAGCCACACCATCGTTGCCGGAGCTCCCGAGGTACCGTGCTCGTGCGGTCGTACAGCGTGCCTCGACGTGATAGCCAGCGGCTCCGCGCTACTGCGGGCCCTCGGCGCCGCCGGGGGGGACGCCACCACCATGGACGACCTCATCCGCATGGTCCACGATGGTCACCCGCTCGCCACCGGGCTCGTCCGTGAGGCCGGGGAACGCATCGGCGGGGTGCTGAGCACCGTCATCAGCTTCTTCAATCCCACCGAGTTGGTGCTGGCCGGGCCGGTAAGCACGCTGCCGACCTTCATGGCAGCCCTGCGCTCCACCGTCTACGCCTCCTGCCTGCCGGCAACCACCGCATCGCTCACCATCACCCGCATCGACGGGGCCGAAGCGACGCTGGCGGGTGCCGTACGACTGGCTGCAGACAAAGCGTTCATCTCCGGCCCATTGGCGGCGAGGGTCCGATGA
- a CDS encoding glutamate ABC transporter substrate-binding protein, with translation MSRTQRWRRLGAALGAATAVSLALAGCGSDNEADSSAGELSGIFADAPVADDAAIGEGTTMAAIKERGELVVAAALDAPLLSQQDPTNPDDVEGFDITLAKLLATYILGEPNVKIVPPASETREALLQNGTVDVVFNTYTITEERAEQISFAGPYFMSGLAVAVAVPAGEEDITGIDDLDGRKVIVGANTPAVEAVPEHATGAELVTFATDPQAVQALLQGRGDAYVQDYLLLATNAASNSDLKVAGEPFTEEPYGIGLPPDDADFKAFVNDWLLEIQEGGQWAQAFEDSIGTAVGSAAPTPPAIGSVPGS, from the coding sequence ATGTCTAGAACACAACGTTGGAGGCGCCTCGGCGCTGCCCTCGGTGCCGCCACCGCCGTGAGCCTCGCGCTGGCGGGCTGCGGCTCGGACAACGAGGCCGACTCCTCGGCCGGGGAGCTCAGCGGCATCTTCGCCGACGCACCCGTCGCCGACGACGCCGCCATCGGTGAGGGCACCACGATGGCCGCCATCAAGGAGAGGGGGGAACTTGTCGTAGCCGCGGCGCTCGACGCCCCGCTGCTCTCCCAGCAGGACCCGACCAATCCAGACGACGTCGAGGGCTTCGACATCACCCTTGCCAAGTTGCTGGCCACCTACATCCTGGGCGAGCCCAACGTAAAGATCGTGCCGCCCGCCTCGGAGACCCGAGAGGCGCTCCTGCAGAACGGCACCGTCGACGTCGTGTTCAACACCTACACGATCACCGAGGAGCGCGCCGAGCAGATCTCCTTCGCCGGGCCCTACTTCATGTCCGGTCTCGCAGTCGCAGTCGCAGTGCCGGCCGGCGAGGAGGACATCACCGGGATTGACGACCTCGACGGGCGGAAGGTCATCGTCGGTGCCAACACTCCCGCGGTCGAGGCTGTGCCCGAGCACGCGACCGGCGCCGAGCTGGTCACCTTCGCCACCGACCCGCAGGCGGTGCAAGCCCTGCTCCAGGGCCGCGGAGACGCCTACGTGCAGGACTACCTGCTCCTGGCCACCAACGCCGCGTCCAACTCCGACCTGAAGGTCGCGGGGGAGCCGTTCACCGAGGAGCCCTACGGCATCGGCCTGCCGCCGGACGACGCCGACTTCAAAGCGTTTGTCAACGACTGGCTGCTCGAGATCCAGGAGGGCGGCCAGTGGGCTCAGGCCTTCGAGGACTCGATCGGCACCGCCGTGGGTAGCGCAGCTCCGACCCCACCAGCCATCGGCTCGGTCCCGGGCTCCTGA